A DNA window from Lachancea thermotolerans CBS 6340 chromosome G complete sequence contains the following coding sequences:
- the THI80 gene encoding thiamine diphosphokinase (similar to uniprot|P35202 YOR143C Saccharomyces cerevisiae THI80 Thiamine pyrophosphokinase), translated as MESVVENTEELQFQPPAYSHVLDLNGFLSPHQNDSALLILNQKIMVTGVFEKLWRNYFLHVCADGGANRLYEYFDNDEDRSRHIPDYIVGDLDSVREDVLRFYIQKGVAIIRQTSQYATDFTKSLQLISLHFFSSSFHKVTRSSGIDTNYGIEDCHGIHTLYHSERKIWVDRDVDLLVLNAIDGRFDQTIHSITQLYATARTDAYYRLCYLTTTDLIMLVPTGGALIKYSKKFKEECIKNCGLLPVGKPSVIRATRGLKWDVENWPTSIISGKVSSSNRFVGDTCCFFDVEDPMVLNIELNLEKLSMFM; from the coding sequence ATGGAAAGCGTTGTGGAGAATACAGAGGAGCTGCAGTTCCAGCCGCCAGCTTACTCACATGTTCTTGACTTGAATGGGTTTCTTTCACCGCATCAAAATGACTCTGCattgttgattttgaatcaaaagatCATGGTAACTGGTGTGTTCGAAAAGCTATGGAGAAACTACTTTTTGCATGTTTGCGCAGACGGAGGCGCCAACAGACTGTATGAATACTTTGATAACGATGAGGACCGCTCGAGACATATCCCCGACTACATTGTTGGCGATTTAGACTCTGTTAGAGAAGATGTTCTGCGCTTTTATATTCAGAAGGGTGTAGCCATCATTCGTCAAACGTCGCAGTATGCGACGGACTTTACGAAGAGTCTTCAATTGATCTCGCTTCAtttcttctcctcttcttttcacAAGGTTACACGGTCTTCGGGGATAGACACGAATTATGGTATAGAAGATTGCCACGGTATTCATACGCTTTACCACTCGGAGCGAAAAATCTGGGTAGACCGTGACGTGGATCTCCTGGTTCTTAATGCCATAGACGGGAGGTTTGACCAGACTATTCACTCCATAACACAGCTGTATGCCACTGCCAGAACAGATGCGTATTATCGTCTTTGCTACCTGACAACAACGGACCTCATAATGCTTGTTCCTACAGGCGGGGCTCTAATCAAATACagcaaaaagttcaaagaagaatgtATAAAAAACTGTGGCCTCCTACCTGTTGGGAAGCCGTCGGTTATCAGGGCAACACGCGGCCTGAAATGGGATGTCGAAAACTGGCCAACAAGCATCATATCCGGGAAGGTCAGTAGCAGCAATAGATTTGTAGGGGATAcctgctgcttttttgaCGTGGAAGACCCTATGGTTTTGAATATCGAGCTCAACCTGGAAAAGCTATCGATGTTCATGTGA
- the SPT3 gene encoding transcriptional regulator SPT3 (similar to uniprot|P06844 YDR392W Saccharomyces cerevisiae SPT3 Subunit of the SAGA and SAGA-like transcriptional regulatory complexes), which yields MDKYKYRVEIQQMMFVSGENNDPPVETTCLIEDIVRGQVIEILLQSNKTAHSRGSKSILPEDVIFLIRHDRAKVNRLRTYLSWKDLRKNAKDQDANAAAGGNSGGGGDGPEGAVEEDDKKGDKDGGNMMRVKKSQIKLPWELQFMFNEQPLETNEDADDLDEDEREANVATLKRLKMADDRTRDMTKEEYVHWSDCRQASFTFRKGKRFKDWSGITQLTEGKPHDDVIDILGFLTFEIVCALTETALKFKKREELLQLKKDKSQKSQPDVVQDSTRERKKRLFDGPDNVVNPLKPKHVEDAWRALQTIDMKHRALTNFKGGRLSSRPAIM from the coding sequence ATGGACAAATATAAATACCGAGTCGAAATCCAACAGATGATGTTTGTCTCTGGGGAGAATAACGATCCGCCAGTTGAAACTACATGCTTAATAGAGGATATTGTGCGGGGGCAGGTAATAGAGATTTTGCTACAATCAAACAAGACAGCGCATTCAAGGGGAAGTAAAAGCATTCTGCCCGAAGATGttattttcttgatcaGGCATGACAGAGCGAAGGTTAACAGACTTAGGACGTACCTATCATGGAAGGACCTTCGTAAAAACGCCAAAGATCAAGACGCCAATGCAGCAGCCGGAGGCAACAGTGGAGGAGGGGGAGATGGACCTGAAGGTGCCGTCGAGGAGGATGACAAGAAAGGCGACAAAGACGGGGGCAACATGATGCGCGTCAAGAAATCTCAAATAAAACTTCCTTGGGAACTACAGTTCATGTTCAATGAGCAACCTCTAGAGACAAACGAAGATGCTGATGATCTTGACGAAGATGAAAGAGAGGCCAATGTAGcgactttgaagagactGAAGATGGCCGACGATAGGACGCGTGACATGACCAAGGAGGAATATGTGCATTGGTCTGATTGTCGTCAAGCAAGCTTTACATTCCGTAAAGGCAAAAGATTCAAGGACTGGTCTGGGATTACACAGTTAACCGAAGGAAAACCCCATGATGATGTGATCGATATTCTCGGGTTTTTAACATTCGAGATCGTATGCGCTCTTACTGAGACTGCattgaagttcaagaagcgcgaagagcttttgcaaTTAAAGAAAGATAAGTCTCAAAAATCACAACCAGACGTTGTTCAAGACTCTACCAGGGAACGCAAAAAAAGACTATTCGATGGTCCGGATAACGTGGTGAATCCATTAAAACCAAAGCATGTCGAAGACGCCTGGCGCGCTCTACAGACAATAGATATGAAACACAGGGCACTAACTAATTTCAAAGGCGGAAGATTAAGCTCTAGGCCAGCTATTATGTGA
- the ELG1 gene encoding Elg1p (some similarities with uniprot|Q12050 Saccharomyces cerevisiae YOR144C ELG1 Protein required for S phase progression and telomere homeostasis) has protein sequence MTSPTPRKTVRLGTLLSGNRKPKIELASDLHSDVSTDDFLDSIETSGIIDYDNNWTTGDSSPLRIELNNQKISCATDDVHLPQREPPHRTSLPFVGDCEIIAEPGTPKLTVKQILSGKSQPGLGNKKTQPSSKTSCSKSEDLEVIHISDSGKNRETHERIMSGLTCTKKTSVKKLFDNFQKRNRNQEEYQEIDEVELVSTTPVKPLHEVSSLDSMETPLPASQNVTDNTDYINARPLSLKKKNKSAPELVLNFDPHEYKSLNLSNKQSKTALQTLGLEASGRRCSNKIWTEDFEPHDVENVILNDNLKRDVHSWLDKAFKKLRKKTTRNKLRKKKVEADDEMDFFVVDDDLEEGDEQEEEFVPLMILSGEAVGKTTLLKSLMNSYSGQIFEINASGNRGKRDFLQSVLDFSTTHYVKDKGSKGLILFDDVDVLFRERDKLFWNAVEKLLIKARRPVVLICRDINYIPLNILQVAQEENSLFQAKAIDFPKAVDQLQQFLTSRGLLWPREFLEHIIKLNMCDIRKCLMELQWMSLSDHTSERTVEPVVPPQDIASALFSSTLLSEQDVILRGIQWKSNLEQDRDSTVYFASKSKDFVSFSDEQKLAFDYMVDYKQHLHDSLKRPLMPFEMDVTEYLRSRVFDPNEQQECGNHIFQKAAMETIHYLKSRVSETASFNEDHGGNARMTRNSRKVKEIMDRFSENGDHVRSSFNDYFMNLTSVMTRSQICQDVIPLVCEVAKHDKARKAQNRLIYQNAMTGVPPENEREVVIRLLQEHAFYPIWFKGEPDLLLSAWSFRPL, from the coding sequence ATGACTTCGCCCACGCCTCGGAAAACGGTGAGGTTGGGGACTCTACTGAGTGGAAACCGGAAGCCTAAAATTGAATTGGCCAGCGACTTGCACTCTGACGTCTCAACAGACGATTTCTTAGATAGTATTGAGACCTCAGGCATTATAGACTACGACAATAACTGGACCACCGGCGATTCCTCACCTCTTAGAATTGAACTGAACAACCAGAAAATTAGTTGCGCCACCGACGATGTTCATTTACCACAAAGAGAACCGCCACACCGTACTAGCTTGCCTTTTGTGGGTGATTGTGAGATTATAGCGGAGCCAGGAACACCGAAACTCACGGTCAAACAAATCCTATCCGGTAAGAGCCAGCCTGGGTTAggcaacaaaaaaacaCAGCCTTCTTCCAAGACTAGCTGTTCCAAGTCTGAAGATCTGGAAGTGATTCATATTAGCGACTCCGGCAAAAACAGAGAAACACACGAACGCATAATGTCAGGGCTCACTTGCACCAAAAAGACTTCAGTAAAAAAGCTATTTgacaactttcaaaagcggAACAGAAATCAGGAAGAGTATCAGGAAATTGATGAGGTCGAACTTGTATCGACGACACCTGTGAAGCCTTTACATGAAGTGTCGTCGCTAGATTCTATGGAAACGCCACTACCAGCGTCACAGAATGTCACTGATAATACTGACTACATTAATGCTCGCCCGCTGTCactgaaaaagaagaacaaaagcGCTCCTGAACTGGTACTCAACTTCGACCCTCACGAATACAAGTCGCTTAATTTATCAAACAAGCAGTCCAAAACGGCACTACAAACTCTTGGTTTGGAAGCGTCAGGGAGACGATGCTCAAACAAAATATGGACAGAGGACTTCGAGCCTCACGATGTCGAGAATGTTATATTGAATGATAATCTCAAGCGTGATGTACATAGCTGGTTGGATaaggctttcaaaaaattgcGAAAGAAAACTACCAGGAACAAGCTtcggaagaagaaggttgAGGCTGATGACGAGATGGACTTTTTTGTGGTCGATGACGATCTCGAGGAGGGTGATGAACAAGAGGAAGAGTTCGTGCCTTTGATGATTTTAAGCGGAGAGGCTGTTGGAAAGACCACGCTTCTGAAGTCTCTGATGAACTCCTACTCTGGtcagatctttgaaatcaatGCATCAGGGAACCGAGGGAAAAGGGACTTCCTACAGAGTGTACTAGatttctcaacaacacATTATGTTAAGGACAAAGGATCTAAAGGGTTgattctttttgatgatgttgatgtCTTGTTTAGAGAGCGAGACAAGCTGTTTTGGAACgcagttgaaaagctcctGATCAAGGCCAGGAGGCCAGTGGTTTTAATTTGCAGAGATATCAATTATATTCCCCTGAATATTCTACAAGTTgcacaagaagaaaattcGCTATTCCAAGCCAAGGCAATCgattttccaaaagctgtAGATCAATTGCAGCAATTTTTAACATCTCGAGGTCTCTTGTGGCCTCGCGAGTTTCTAGAGCACATTATTAAACTCAATATGTGCGATATAAGGAAGTGCCTTATGGAGCTCCAATGGATGTCTCTATCTGACCACACGTCAGAGAGAACAGTGGAACCTGTGGTGCCGCCGCAGGATATCGCCTCTGCGCTATTCAGCTCTACTCTCTTATCAGAACAGGATGTTATTTTGAGAGGTATTCAGTGGAAGTCTAATTTAGAGCAAGATCGTGATTCCACCGTATATTTCGCGAGTAAATCCAAAGATTTTGTGTCTTTCTCTGACGAGCAAAAACTTGCATTCGACTATATGGTCGACTATAAACAACATTTGCATGACTCTTTGAAGCGCCCGCTCATGCCATTTGAAATGGACGTTACGGAGTACCTTCGCAGCAGGGTTTTCGATCCCAACGAACAACAAGAATGCGGTAATcatatttttcagaaagctgcCATGGAAACAATACACTACCTAAAGAGCAGAGTCTCCGAGACGGCCTCCTTCAACGAAGATCATGGAGGAAATGCTAGAATGACTAGGAACTCAAGAAAAGTTAAAGAAATTATGGATAGATTTTCGGAGAACGGCGATCACGTAAGGTCATCGTTTAATGACTACTTTATGAACCTCACATCCGTAATGACCAGAAGCCAAATATGCCAAGATGTCATACCGCTAGTGTGTGAAGTGGCTAAACATGATAAAGCGCGAAAGGCGCAGAACAGACTAATATACCAAAATGCCATGACAGGGGTGCCTCCCGAAAATGAAAGGGAGGTGGTAATAAGGCTTCTCCAAGAGCATGCCTTTTACCCAATTTGGTTCAAAGGGGAACCAGACCTGTTGTTGAGCGCTTGGAGCTTTCGTCCTCTGTAA
- the PNO1 gene encoding Pno1p (similar to uniprot|Q7LHP7 Saccharomyces cerevisiae YOR145C PNO1 Partner of Nob1 Protein required for cell viability), whose amino-acid sequence MVAPTALKKAQNDTAGSNTAGSTNSRIFGLENTQQIDEDDDDEVLVDAQEASEGAAAPEDKTVESNSVVLDEQGKPRFASAAASGEMKVKPESRKVPVPPHRMTPLRNNWTKIYPPLVDHLKLQVRMNLKTKTVELRTHPKHTTDPGALQKGADFIKAFTLGFDLDDAIALLRLDDLYIETFEIKDVKTLNGDHLSRAIGRIAGKDGKTKFAIENATRTRIVLADSKIHILGGFTHIRMARESVVSLILGSPPGKVYGNLRTVASRLKERY is encoded by the coding sequence ATGGTGGCACCTACGGCTCTGAAAAAGGCTCAAAACGATACTGCGGGCTCCAATACCGCAGGTAGCACAAACTCCAGAATATTTGGCCTCGAAAACACTCAGCAGATTGACGAggatgatgacgatgagGTTTTGGTAGATGCACAAGAGGCCTCAGAAGGCGCCGCTGCTCCAGAAGACAAAACCGTGGAATCAAATTCAGTGGTCCTTGATGAGCAAGGAAAGCCTAGGTTTGCGTCTGCGGCGGCCTCTGGCGAGATGAAAGTGAAGCCGGAATCCAGAAAAGTCCCTGTTCCCCCACACAGAATGACGCCGCTAAGAAACAACTGGACCAAAATATACCCACCTCTGGTCGACCACCTTAAGCTACAAGTCCGTATGAATCTCAAAACGAAGACTGTGGAGTTAAGAACGCATCCTAAGCACACTACAGACCCTGGTGCACTGCAGAAGGGCGCAGACTTCATTAAGGCCTTTACCTTGGGTTTCGACTTGGACGATGCCATCGCACTGTTGAGGTTGGATGACCTTTACATCGAGACTTTCGAAATCAAAGACGTCAAGACCTTAAACGGTGACCATCTCTCCAGAGCTATCGGTAGAATCGCGGGTAAAGACGGTAAAACAAAATTCGCCATTGAGAATGCTACCAGGACCAGAATCGTGCTCGCAGACTCCAAGATTCATATACTGGGTGGTTTCACACATATTAGAATGGCCCGTGAGTCCGTGGTCAGTCTCATCTTGGGTTCGCCACCAGGAAAGGTATACGGTAACCTACGTACCGTGGCTTCTAGGTTAAAAGAGCGCTATTGA
- the MDM32 gene encoding Mdm32p (similar to uniprot|Q12171 Saccharomyces cerevisiae YOR147W MDM32 Mitochondrial Distribution and Morphology) encodes MISNARRHLRVLSTRPNVSRTCVYGLCGLNKYYNLRPQAKLCVTNRLYSTKKDLNELSKNTDFLHTQNILLQKNQQRLTKQKLLSEATNFFERFTIKTKWFLIRGNRPFSTDELSTIFSWLVISQILWVVLGTTTFVSLLLFTFNTVFAKEMVGKFVGNLLNDYVDDCDIQFRDALVPEWRRGCISFKQVKLKSSSPSQGEGLRKEDSSEALSFSLDFNQIDITLSFTKWFRGHGLINDLTLYGMKGEVALGQGVDQDLLISWFSNPRYHLGKVKVRDSCINVLDRNLNQNYRMSIYNMDLPQLRFKWALIDFFNANVVTGAINHSLFSVHKRQHKLAYLQDFEHDLSPWKRITRLRLDEISVKDLGLDKSNSFNWVEDGQVEIIADVMLPDIPEDEDYDYDENRYIVMDMKFKFKDLMARYPSEEPKLSNGDALATLDELRPLIAFVNTQRGLFHSFMDIQNTNSIWNNIANVSIKKNKSYPDTTVIPSNVKWPEYEDPNRPGQEIIKYHDQPVHNNNEIVLRSRIVKNIDELKDLVLFRETGIYDTLSMELHVDLMRMVEEWEHRKKNDWKRVWGTTVASQLMILGLGAMV; translated from the coding sequence ATGATATCAAATGCTAGAAGACATCTACGGGTTTTATCGACTCGCCCTAATGTATCGAGAACATGCGTCTACGGCTTATGTGGTCTGAACAAATACTATAATCTTAGGCCCCAGGCCAAGCTATGTGTCACAAACCGACTTTACTCCACGAAAAAGGACCTGAACGAGCTCTCTAAGAACACAGACTTCTTGCACACGCAAAACATTCTGCTACAGAAGAATCAGCAACGATTGACGAAGCAGAAGTTGCTTTCTGAAGCGAcaaatttctttgagagattCACAATAAAAACCAAGTGGTTCCTGATACGAGGCAACAGGCCGTTTAGTACAGATGAGCTCAGCACAATATTCTCATGGCTGGTTATTTCTCAGATATTGTGGGTGGTGCTGGGTACCACTACGTTTGTATCGCTGCTTCTGTTCACATTCAACACCGTTTTTGCCAAGGAAATGGTCGGCAAGTTTGTTGGAAATCTACTGAACGACTACGTTGACGACTGCGACATTCAATTCCGGGACGCTCTGGTCCCAGAATGGAGGAGGGGGTGTATTAGCTTTAAACAGgtgaagctgaagagctcgagTCCTTCGCAGGGCGAGGGACTGAGAAAGGAAGATAGCTCAGAAGCcttgagcttttctctCGATTTTAACCAGATCGACATCACGCTTTCCTTTACCAAGTGGTTTCGCGGCCACGGACTTATAAACGATCTTACTCTCTACGGAATGAAGGGTGAAGTGGCGCTGGGCCAAGGCGTGGACCAGGATCTCTTGATCTCTTGGTTTTCCAACCCGCGTTATCACCTTGGGAAGGTGAAGGTTCGTGACAGCTGCATCAATGTTCTTGATAGAAACCTGAACCAGAATTACAGGATGTCGATTTACAATATGGACTTACCGCAACTTCGCTTTAAGTGGGCGTTGATAGACTTTTTTAATGCCAATGTTGTGACAGGCGCTATTAACCACTCGCTTTTCAGTGTCCACAAGCGCCAGCATAAACTTGCATACTTacaagattttgagcatGACCTATCCCCTTGGAAACGAATCACTCGCTTACGATTAGATGAGATATCCGTTAAAGATCTTGGCCTCGACAAGAGCAACTCGTTCAATTGGGTTGAAGATGGCCAAGTCGAAATTATTGCAGATGTAATGCTCCCAGATATTCctgaagacgaagactACGATTATGACGAGAACAGGTATATTGTGATGGATATGAAGTTCAAATTTAAAGACTTGATGGCGCGCTATCCTTCAGAGGAACCAAAACTGAGCAATGGAGATGCTCTCGCAACTTTGGATGAACTGAGGCCTCTGATTGCATTCGTTAATACCCAGAGAGGCCTGTTCCACTCTTTCATGGACATCCAAAACACAAATTCAATTTGGAACAACATAGCAAATGTCtccatcaagaaaaacaagtcaTATCCTGACACAACTGTTATTCCATCGAACGTCAAGTGGCCAGAGTATGAAGACCCCAACCGCCCCGGCCAAGAAATCATCAAATATCATGACCAACCCGTTCATAACAACAACGAGATAGTACTAAGGTCGCGTATCGTTAAAAATATCGATGAGCTAAAGGATTTGGTCCTGTTCCGGGAAACAGGGATATATGATACATTAAGCATGGAGCTCCATGTTGATTTGATGCGGATGGTGGAAGAATGGGAACACAGGAAAAAGAATGATTGGAAGCGAGTCTGGGGCACCACAGTTGCTTCACAACTGATGATTTTGGGTTTAGGTGCGATGGTTTGA
- the SPP2 gene encoding spliceosome ATPase-activating subunit SPP2 (some similarities with uniprot|Q02521 Saccharomyces cerevisiae YOR148C SPP2 Required for final stages of splicesome maturation promotes step 1 of splicing spliceosome-associated protein), translating to MVGFSINLKAGKVSKKTASSEKKKKRANIFNDADANKVPKSKIRITHIDEHQNSAEPQLVIKPPPANKGWNVPIVDENGRDEESLGYGLNQSTSGARDLRRQHNREALALSRKPNSVVHLPTETAQEEYETVPVEEFGDALLRGMGWNGELENEVVAKSAGKSKPVLPHEQFRPSLLGLGAKASQNTVSEGINKSEPFLPIIKVSRRRGKPIEEQQLT from the coding sequence ATGGTTGGCTTCTCGATTAACCTCAAAGCTGGGAAAGTAAGCAAGAAGACAGCGAGTTcagagaagaaaaagaagagagcaAATATCTTTAATGACGCCGACGCAAATAAAGTACCGAAGTCTAAAATACGAATCACTCACATCGATGAGCATCAAAATTCAGCAGAGCCACAACTTGTTATAAAACCCCCACCTGCCAACAAAGGGTGGAACGTGCCGATTGTAGACGAAAATGGACGAGATGAGGAGAGTTTAGGATACGGCTTGAATCAAAGCACATCTGGAGCGCGAGACCTCAGGAGGCAACATAATCGCGAAGCCTTAGCGCTATCAAGAAAACCAAACTCTGTTGTTCACCTACCAACAGAAACAGCGCAAGAAGAATATGAGACTGTCCCTGTCGAAGAGTTTGGTGACGCGCTTCTCCGCGGAATGGGTTGGAATGgcgaacttgaaaatgaggTAGTAGCAAAATCAGCAGGCAAATCTAAACCAGTTCTTCCGCACGAACAATTTCGGCCATCTTTGCTTGGGCTTGGCGCTAAAGCATCTCAAAATACGGTGTCGGAAGGAATAAATAAGTCAGAGCCGTTTCTACCCATTATCAAAGTGAGTAGGCGGAGGGGAAAACCCATTgaggagcagcagctgaCCTAG
- the SHE9 gene encoding She9p (similar to uniprot|Q04172 YDR393W Saccharomyces cerevisiae SHE9 Mitochondrial inner membrane protein required for normal mitochondrial morphology) yields the protein MLVRRLILLYPRRLPRQITSIRLNSTLPEGSKKKHDKVAKDSNFPALEPAWSEVRAKIASANAQAKHYTGQFKNQIDKAKAAIQEANRKLAEEDRSASDSRLGFDTDVETKGRIEGLPSARERSRMQWAKKLEFYLDSLQETIFTATKALNDVTGYSSIQKLRKSIELMEKDLEKRKEEVRVAKTTFNEAIVARAESQREVNELLQRKNSWSPADLERFTHLYTDDTLNLKKEEDAKRTLQSAESQEEALSNNLYRAILTRYHEEQIWSDKIRRTSTWGTFLLMGMNIFLFLVFQLLLEPWKRRRLVGNFEDKVKKALDEQALVQNNRLNEMSDHISTTFDKKNAAPEPIVPATSRDTAEFMELSPKEPDALVPIKWKSWPEISYVFKQNFRILRNWTHRFFQKLLFIKKTNLNSTTTFTTAELYVYSALVGIAGYLTCAWI from the coding sequence ATGCTTGTGCGCCGGCTAATACTGCTATATCCGCGAAGGCTTCCTAGGCAGATTACTAGCATCAGGCTGAACAGTACGCTTCCTGAAGGCAGCAAGAAAAAACATGATAAAGTTGCCAAAGACTCTAACTTTCCAGCCCTTGAGCCTGCATGGTCAGAAGTCCGAGCCAAAATAGCAAGCGCAAACGCACAAGCAAAGCATTACACGGGCcagttcaaaaaccagaTTGACAAGGCCAAAGCGGCGATTCAAGAGGCCAATCGCAAGCTAGCGGAGGAAGACCGTAGTGCGTCTGACTCGAGATTGGGATTCGATACCGATGTAGAAACCAAGGGTAGAATCGAGGGTCTCCCATCCGCCCGCGAGCGTTCAAGGATGCAATGGGCtaagaagcttgaattcTATCTAGACTCGCTACAAGAAACCATCTTCACCGCTACAAAGGCTCTAAACGATGTTACAGGCTATTCCAGCATCCAAAAGCTCAGGAAAAGCATAGAATTGATGGAGAAGGATTTAGAAAAAAGGAAGGAAGAAGTGCGTGTGGCGAAAACCACGTTCAATGAAGCGATCGTGGCCCGCGCTGAGTCTCAACGTGAAGTCAacgagcttcttcagcgTAAAAACTCGTGGTCCCCGGCGGATCTCGAAAGATTTACACATCTCTACACCGATGACACTTTGAATCTcaagaaggaagaagatgctAAGAGAACACTACAGTCAGCGGAATCCCAAGAGGAGGCGCTGTCCAACAATCTCTACCGCGCGATATTGACGCGGTAtcatgaagaacaaatATGGTCAGACAAGATTCGAAGGACCTCAACCTGGGGCACCTTCTTATTGATGGGTATGAACATTTTCCTGTTCCTCGTCTTTCAACTGCTTCTAGAACCCTGGAAGAGACGACGCCTCGTGGGAAACTTCGAGGACAAAGTGAAGAAGGCACTTGACGAACAAGCTTTGGTGCAAAATAACAGATTGAACGAAATGTCTGATCACATATCTACAACCttcgacaagaagaacgCCGCGCCAGAGCCAATAGTGCCCGCGACTTCAAGGGACACGGCGGAGTTTATGGAGCTATCCCCCAAAGAACCCGACGCGCTAGTTCCCATCAAATGGAAATCGTGGCCAGAAATCTCATATGTGTTCAAGCAAAATTTCAGGATACTGAGGAATTGGACCCAcaggttctttcaaaagcttctcttcatcaagaaaacaaatcTAAACTCGACAACAACCTTTACTACCGCAGAACTTTATGTTTATTCTGCCCTTGTTGGAATAGCAGGTTACCTAACATGTGCTTGGATCTGA